The stretch of DNA gattttttttttcttagattaTACTAAATGATggcagtttttttttcttagatgaTAGTAAATGATGGCAGTTTCGTTGGTGTTTATATGATAAGGTTTTGCATTATTTATGctgttttgaatcaattcatGGTGATGATGAATTGGGGAAGTGTTATTTTTGGATGAGGTTTTCGTTTTGTTGAAGATAGCAATGCAGGGGTGGTGATTTCAAAATCTTTAAAGTTGCATTTAAAATCAGTAGCTTGCAGTTTTGAAGATAATGAAAAAGCTGACTTGGGGATTGTGATTATGATTTCGAcagtattttagaaaaattttgGAGCCCATAGTGACAGCAGGTGATTTGGAGCAACAGCCTCAACCGGTGTCGACATTATTTGAAATATGCCAGAAAAGGGGGAAGCACATTGATTTTAAATATGTGCGAACCAAAACATCGACTATAGCTAATGTGTTTGTTGATGGACAGTTTATAGCCTCTGCTTCCTCTTCCCAAAAGGATCTGGCCAAACTTGAAGCTGCCAAGATTGCTTTGGATATACTACCATCTTTGGTTCCTCCCACCAGTAAGCCTTGCAGCCGTGAGATACCGCTAAACTTTTCTACTGACGAAGATGGGAACACGATTGTTGAAGCAGCTAAACATAGACTAAACGAATACTGTGAGAATAAAAAATGGTCTAAGCCAGTATACaggtatttttttcttttttaagatgGGTTATTAAATGAGTAACATTGATTTTCATGTGTGAAACTTTTGACATGTTGACTAACTAGTTATTTATTCGCAATGGCTGACAGGGTTGAGAAGGATTCGGGTCCCTCTCATGATAGGAGATTTGTTTATTCTGTTGAGATAAATATCGCAGAAGAGGGGCGGGTCCTTCAAGCATCTGGCTACGAAAAATCTAGGGTGAAGGATGCACAAAACTCTGCTGCTTCATCGATGCTTTTGACCTTAATTGGGAGGTAATCACAGAGGATGAGAGTGGTGTTGTAATTCTTTTAGGTGACTCCCATCTCCTATTGCAATCTCTCAACGTCATCTCCTGTTGTAATCTGTTATTGTTGTGCGTCATCTCCTGTTGTAATCTGTTATTGTCTTGCGTCATCTCCTAGTGTATTCTGTTATTGTTTTCACATTAGCTGGCTTAACTTCGCATTTAAAAACAGGGTCTGTTGTTGCTTAGCACTTCGTTTGGCATTTGAGTTTGGTCATCTTATTTATAATTGGCAATGAATCATGAATCTGAATATTTAGTTCTGGCAAGTACCTTTATAATTTTTGGGATACCACTTTTGGTCTCTCTTCAGTCCTTACTGTTCAAAGTcatgtaaatttattaaactatagtgaccaaataaataattttccaaaataaaattgataaaatattttagaataactAAGAAAAGAGTATTTAGAAATGCTCAATTGAATAGTGAAAAAATGCtactgaaattgaaaaataatttgccGAAATCTAAACTATTTTATGATTTGAActcaactatttttttgaatcaaaagttttattttttttagtagaaaaatttataaatatttaataaaagatagAATACTGaatttattaagattttaaaaattaatactttatctCATTCTCATTATATAttcaaacttttaaattaatattataatataaataaaaagtaagttCAAGGAGAGAATAAGcaaatattatgttattaaaaaGGATGTGATGTGACTATATAATTTGTCCATGTCCTTGCCCTCGTGATCTACCCATGTAATTGTCAGATTAGATGCTGACCTGTTTACATCAAGCGGAAAAGGTAGATCCTTCCCTACCAATTTTCATTCTTAGTACATGCTCATCTGAAAATGCCATTTAATCTTCGCTCACAGCAAGTTAGAAAATTTCAGAATGACAGTGAAGAAAAAAGTCAAGGTCTTTGTTCTCACGACACCATCATATGATCAAATCCTCCTCCACCTTGAAGTGCAGGAACTCGATTGACTCCGATGTTGTGAAGCAACTGCTGTAACCACCGCCTTGCTGTTGGGTCCTCCTGCATGCATGAAACAAAACcaatataaaatacaacaaatcTAAAATTATGAATCATAATCTCTTCATAAGGACGAGAAAAACTCTTCATAAGAAGAAAGCAAgctttactttttaaatatcatcCTTTTAATCTTCAATTTACTAAATCAAATCACTCCAATCATGTTGATTACGTAAAACTTTTCTACTATCACTTACACGAAGGCAACTACTGAATGTAGCGTCTCTTAACATGTCTGGGAGACAGGTTCTTAAAGCCTCGCAAGCACTGTTTTGAAATGACCAAAGCTTTATTAGAAACTTGAGGAGAGAACGTAAAGGGGCAAGGCAGGAGGAGCACTTAGAAAACTGGAGTATTATTTAAAACCTCTGGTTATCTGACAGACGAAGATAGCAACGAATAATATGCTTCAAAAGACGGCATGACGGTTGCTCAACAAGAGTTGCCACCATGTTTCCCAAAACTCGACCTACTGCATAAAACCGCTCTGCTGTAGtgcaaatatattttaaaccaaTTTCGTCCAACAGAATTTTTTGGACTATAAAGGTTGCAACCTGCAGTAAGGGAGCTTTCATTATACACAAATTTTCCTGTATACAACTGTTTGAAAGGCGCAGGAGAGGATCACGAGATAGGGGAAAAAGCAAACATGTGACTTAGCATTTACTGAACACCATCAAGTAAAATACAAGGGTGAAAATCTCGAGTATCAAGAACGGAATTTCAACCCGTGTACTTCAAATACTGGATACATTTTGATACAACCAAATATGTCAAGAAGAGTATCAACATCCCCGTGACAACCAAGAATAAAGGGCCTATAGTTCGCTTCATATGTAGCACGGTATTGGAACAGACTTCACAGGCTCACGTGTTTATCACAGAACCAAATAGCTCACAAAAATGAATAAGGAAAAAGAAATCAGTTTCAATTcatccaaacaaaatattttggcAGACCACACTGGTTAAAAACAAGATCAGTAAACTTAACCGTTTTTGACAATTCACTTCCCATTTCCATACTGCGCAAGCACAGCGGAATAATCTCTgttgaaagaagaaaacttaTAACTTCTGTATCATCAACCTGAtgaaatatcaaaagaaaggaAATCAAACACATGACAAAAGAGTATAAATGTACATGTAGCAAGCAACAAAAGCAATATTTTCTTCTcactagagaaaaaaaaatcaacaataatGAGAAGGCcttagaaaattttattatcagAAAGTAGTGATAAACTCATCCTAACAAGTTGGTTTGTATGTTGACAGGAAAGTTAACACAAATAACTGAAAATAGACATGAACATTATAAGACCAAAACAACTAACTATTTGTGGCAACTAAACTATATACACGTCTAGCTGTTTGTCACAGATTTACAATAATCAATAATTAGTTAATACTGTTTTCCAGAGAAGGCAATAGTTGAGCTTATTGCagtttatacttttttaagGCAGGGTTTTTTGTGACAATACTTTTACTGATTgcaattgttttcttttcagCATGAATGTTGTgtaaattcttcaaatatagCGTATCCAACAACAGAATCAACAAGGAGGTAGTACGGCAGTACCTTTACCAAGGCACCAATGACTCCTAGACTGGTAAGCCTCAAATACTCAAATGGCCGGGACTTACTTGTTGTATTAAGGAAGGGATACAGATAAAGAGGTATATGAGCTGCAGATGAGACAAGGTAAAGTGTAAAGAGTgaacaaattaatataatttttctttaagtgTTAATTTTAATGGGCAAAAACCCTGCTGAATTAGATATGATGTCAATgcaatctctttatatataaattaacaaaaaacaaaatcctACACCATGTCTTTCAATTCAGCCCAAAAGTTTCTGTAGATAGATTTATTTGACAGTATATTGGCAGTAAAACAAGGATGACTGACTACTAAGAGCAAGTGGTATGACCTATAAACTGCGTGACAGAGAAGCTTCATTTTCTAAcaagaaaaagtaaaagtcTTATTATTACAAGATAGGCAATATTAAGAGAGAGCAAGttgcatttaaaatttaaccacATGATTCTGTTTTATACCgaattttttagaatatatattgTCTAACCATCATTCAAAAAACTTTATTGTTTAACaatatttgatgaaattttaattgtttagtaATTGGTTGTTTTCAAATATCCTATGacagttttaaataaaaaaagaaggattttaattagagaaaaagaagaaggcaAAATATGACTAGGAGATGATAAGATATCATCAATCATTTAGCATTTTTTGAACATATACTGTACGAAAGGAAAAGGTCTGGGAATGACATTAATACGAAACGAAAGCCTTATTATTCTATCTGGTGAAGTCATCTACATGCTAGGTACTTTGCAATTACAAATAGCCCTAATGACTCTTTCTGTTTTAGTCAACACATATATACCAAAGGTGTATCTTCAAAGGCAGTAGAGGAGAGTTCGTTGGAGGATTTACTGCTTATCTGGGCATCAAGTCTTCTATTTACGCTGAGCTGATGGCTGCCATTGTTGCAATAGAGATTTCAAAAGCTAACAATTACAGATGTGTCTGGCTTGAATTGAGACTCCTCTTTGGTTTGTCACGCTTTCCAAAATTTTGGTATTGTTCCATAGAGGTTGAAAGCATGCTAGTAGAAGGCTCTTAACATCTGCAAAGATATGGATTTTAAAGTCTCTCATATCTTTCATGAGGGTAACAGATGTGTTGATGGTTTTGCTAACATTGGTACTGTTAATAGATTGTATTTTCTTTGGTTTTATTCTTTACCTTCCAGTGTTCACTCTTACTTTTGTAGAAATCGTTTAAGCCTCTGGAAGTTTAGACTTTGCTAGCTATTTGGGGGCTGTTTATTCTTTGCATAGAGTTTAGTTTGGTCCCCTCACGCTCCTTgtatccttttctttttctttcttgtattAGATTTTTCATGTGGTAGCACGTGGTTAGTGAAAATTTAAGATGTCAACATGGTTGGGATAGTGATGTTTCACATGATTTTAAATCATAAGCAAGGACTTTCCGCTGAGCCTTAATTAATCCTATCCCTATAAGAAAGTTTTTAGTCCCATCTCTAGGAATCCTCACTCTAGCAGCCACTTCATCGTACATGTCTTGTCTTCTCAAACCTAGATGTGAGAACTTCACCTTTCTTATCTATTTGGGTGATATAGGTAACATCAAGTGCAGCAATGATTGAGCTCATGAACTTGGATTCTAACCCTCCTCCCATGCTCTGTTCCATCTGGTTCTAGACTCGAGTACTCTTTCCTATTCTATGTATTACTCAACAAGCATAAATTAAAACTCAACCAGCGGACAGCATCCCCCTTGGTACTTGGCCAAAAAACTCTTATTTTGGGTTCAAACCAGCTCACATTAAAAAACTCCTTAAGATAACTTTCATAAAAAGAATCAACCTCATACTAAAAAATAAGGTAAAATCAAAACATATCACTTGTTCCATCACTAACAAATAATGCTATAATGATTATCAGAAAAGCAGA from Vigna unguiculata cultivar IT97K-499-35 chromosome 8, ASM411807v1, whole genome shotgun sequence encodes:
- the LOC114193883 gene encoding ribonuclease 3-like protein 2 isoform X1 — translated: MEASVAEVERILCYRFKNRKLLEEALTHSSFTEDVSYERLEFIGDPIIGLAISNHLFVTYPKLDPGRLSILRSANISTEKLARVAVRHGFHRFIRHSAQPLMDQVLRFVEAVARENHSVVSHGGSVKAPKILADIVESIAGAVYVDVAYDLEILWKYFRKILEPIVTAGDLEQQPQPVSTLFEICQKRGKHIDFKYVRTKTSTIANVFVDGQFIASASSSQKDLAKLEAAKIALDILPSLVPPTSKPCSREIPLNFSTDEDGNTIVEAAKHRLNEYCENKKWSKPVYRVEKDSGPSHDRRFVYSVEINIAEEGRVLQASGYEKSRVKDAQNSAASSMLLTLIGR
- the LOC114194058 gene encoding CCR4-NOT transcription complex subunit 9-like is translated as MANLPQSISMSGASFGASSVSATKDRRMASVEHLVLELSNPDLRENALHELSKKRELFQDLAPLLWNSFGTMAALLQEIVSIYPVISPPNLTPAQSNRVCNALALLQCVASHLDTRMQFLNAHIPLYLYPFLNTTSKSRPFEYLRLTSLGVIGALVKVDDTEVISFLLSTEIIPLCLRSMEMGSELSKTVATFIVQKILLDEIGLKYICTTAERFYAVGRVLGNMVATLVEQPSCRLLKHIIRCYLRLSDNQSACEALRTCLPDMLRDATFSSCLREDPTARRWLQQLLHNIGVNRVPALQGGGGFDHMMVS